In Gadus morhua chromosome 2, gadMor3.0, whole genome shotgun sequence, a single window of DNA contains:
- the LOC115528826 gene encoding somatostatin receptor type 2, protein MDPWIFPSSALNLTEPLMYESFVQANDSEGHGNYTDPSFDRTSTVVLTCLYFLVCTVGLCGNALVIYVILRYAKMKTVTNIYILNLAVADVLFMLGLPFIAIQLALVHWPFGPVLCRVVMTLDSLNQFTSIFCLMVMSIDRYLAVVHPIRSTKWRKPRMAKTINLTVWGVSLLVNLPIVIYSGLITKHDDCFCTIVWPEPQEAYYTAFMFYTFILGFFLPLMVICMCYLLIIVKLKSSGLRVGSTKRKRSERKVTRMVSIVVAVFVFCWLPFYVFNVTSVTGTISTTPVLRSTFAFVVVLGYANSCANPILYAFLSENFKKSFQNVLCLKKVGGLDEIDRSDSRQDKSRIMNEPTETQSTLLNGDLQTSI, encoded by the coding sequence ATGGACCCCTGGATCTTCCCGTCGTCGGCCCTCAACCTGACGGAGCCCCTGATGTACGAGAGCTTCGTGCAGGCCAACGACTCGGAGGGCCACGGCAACTACACCGACCCCAGCTTCGACCGCACCAGCACGGTGGTCCTCACCTGCCTGTACTTCCTGGTGTGCACGGTCGGCCTCTGCGGCAACGCGCTGGTGATCTACGTCATCCTGCGCTACGCCAAGATGAAGACCGTCACCAACATCTACATCCTCAACCTGGCAGTGGCCGACGTCCTCTTCATGCTGGGCCTGCCCTTCATCGCCATCCAGCTGGCGCTGGTGCACTGGCCCTTCGGCCCCGTGCTGTGCCGCGTGGTGATGACGCTGGACTCCCTGAACCAGTTCACCTCCATCTTCTGCCTGATGGTGATGAGCATCGACCGCTACCTGGCCGTGGTGCACCCCATCCGCTCCACCAAGTGGCGCAAGCCCCGCATGGCCAAGACCATCAACCTGACGGTGTGGGGCGTGTCCCTGCTGGTCAACCTGCCCATCGTCATCTACAGCGGCCTGATCACCAAGCACGACGACTGCTTCTGCACCATCGTGTGGCCCGAGCCCCAGGAGGCCTACTACACGGCCTTCATGTTCTACACCTTCATCCTGGGCTTCTTCCTGCCCCTGATGGTCATCTGCATGTGCTACCTGCTCATCATCGTCAAGCTCAAGTCCTCGGGCCTCCGGGTGGGCTCCACCAAGAGGAAGCGCTCCGAGCGGAAGGTGACGCGCATGGTGTCCATCGTGGTGGCCGTGTTCGTCTTCTGCTGGCTGCCGTTCTACGTGTTCAACGTCACCTCGGTGACGGGCACCATCAGCACCACGCCGGTGCTTCGGAGCACCTTCGCCTTCGTGGTGGTGCTGGGCTACGCCAACAGCTGCGCCAACCCCATCCTGTACGCCTTCCTGTCGGAGAACTTCAAGAAGAGCTTCCAGAACGTGCTGTGTCTGAAGAAGGTGGGCGGGCTGGACGAGATCGACCGCAGCGACAGCCGGCAGGACAAGTCGCGCATCATGAACGAGCCCACGGAGACCCAGAGCACGCTGCTCAACGGGGACCTGCAGACCAGCATCTGA